A portion of the Burkholderiales bacterium genome contains these proteins:
- the ampG gene encoding MFS transporter produces the protein MPIDRSSHPWLAALGVYLEPRVARMLLLGFSSGLPLLLTLGTLSFWLREAGVDRTTIGFLSWVALAYGLKWAWAPLVDRLRLPWLTRRLGRRRSWLLAAQLAVVVGLTGMAFSDPATHLERLVAFALLTAFASATQDIAIDAFRIESAPPELQGAMAAAYQAGYRLAVILASAGALWIAARFDPSEATYEALPWTVAYLAMAGFMGVGMVTVLYSAEPRVAVSRETLEREARVSARLHGSGLLPKGLADLLAWGYSAVVSPFLDFLLRYRWQALLILALIATYRISDVVMGVMANPFYVDMGYTKDEVAAVSKVYGVVMTIVGAAIGGVLSLRLGVMRILFLGAALSAATNLLFAWLATQGHNLPGLILAISADNLSAGIASAAFVAYLSGLTNVAYSATQYALFSSVMLLLPKVLAGFSGLAVDRFGYESFFVGTALIGLPVLLLVWLAARSERRRTAFAPPPPQSKVR, from the coding sequence TTGCCCATCGACCGCTCATCCCACCCCTGGCTCGCGGCCCTGGGCGTGTACCTGGAGCCCCGGGTGGCGCGCATGCTGCTCCTGGGCTTCTCCTCGGGGCTGCCCCTGCTGCTCACCCTGGGGACCCTTTCTTTCTGGCTGCGGGAAGCGGGGGTGGACCGCACCACCATCGGGTTCCTGAGTTGGGTGGCCCTCGCCTATGGGCTCAAGTGGGCTTGGGCGCCCCTGGTGGATCGCCTGCGGTTGCCCTGGCTCACCCGCCGGCTCGGGCGGCGCCGGAGCTGGCTGCTCGCGGCCCAGCTCGCCGTTGTCGTGGGCCTTACGGGCATGGCCTTCTCCGATCCGGCCACCCACCTGGAGCGGCTGGTGGCCTTCGCCCTGCTCACCGCCTTCGCCTCCGCCACCCAGGACATCGCCATCGACGCCTTCCGCATCGAATCCGCCCCGCCCGAGCTGCAGGGCGCCATGGCCGCCGCCTACCAGGCGGGCTACCGGCTGGCCGTGATCCTCGCTTCCGCCGGGGCCCTGTGGATCGCAGCGCGCTTCGATCCGAGCGAGGCAACCTACGAAGCGTTGCCCTGGACCGTCGCCTACTTGGCGATGGCCGGCTTCATGGGGGTGGGGATGGTCACGGTGCTCTACTCCGCGGAGCCGCGGGTGGCGGTGTCCCGGGAGACCCTGGAGCGGGAAGCCCGGGTGAGCGCCCGCCTCCACGGCAGCGGCCTCTTGCCCAAGGGGCTCGCGGACCTGCTCGCCTGGGGCTACAGCGCGGTGGTGAGCCCGTTCCTGGATTTCCTGCTGCGCTACCGCTGGCAGGCCCTGCTGATCCTGGCCTTGATCGCCACCTACCGGATCTCGGACGTGGTGATGGGGGTGATGGCCAACCCGTTCTACGTGGACATGGGCTACACCAAGGACGAAGTGGCCGCCGTGTCCAAAGTCTACGGGGTCGTCATGACCATCGTGGGGGCGGCCATCGGCGGGGTGTTGAGCCTGCGCCTCGGGGTGATGCGCATCCTGTTCCTGGGCGCCGCCCTTTCCGCCGCCACCAACCTCCTGTTCGCCTGGCTCGCCACCCAGGGGCACAACCTGCCGGGGCTGATCCTGGCGATTTCCGCCGACAACTTAAGCGCCGGGATCGCCAGCGCCGCTTTCGTCGCCTATCTTTCGGGGCTGACCAACGTGGCCTACTCCGCCACCCAGTACGCCCTGTTCAGCTCCGTCATGCTGCTCCTGCCCAAGGTCCTGGCGGGCTTCTCGGGGCTGGCGGTGGACCGCTTCGGCTACGAAAGCTTCTTCGTCGGGACCGCCCTGATCGGCCTGCCGGTCTTGCTGCTGGTGTGGCTCGCCGCTCGCAGCGAGCGACGTCGGACGGCCTTCGCCCCTCCCCCTCCTCAGTCGAAGGTGCGCTGA
- the gshA gene encoding glutamate--cysteine ligase: MNVPHLTTAQSGPLLDLERSILNAMPAIEHWLRGQWQEHAAPFYASVDLRNSGFKLAPVDTNLFPGGFNNLNPDFLPLCVQAAMAAVEKICPEARGVLLIPESHTRNVHYLQNVAALANILRLAGLHVRVGSLLPEVTAPKTIPLPDGQILTLEPLQRKGNRLTVEGFDPCAVLLNNDLSAGVPEILKGLEQPVIPPLVAGWSTRRKSRHFTAYERVAKEFAGLIGIDPWLINPYFAACGQINFKEKRGEECLAAYVDEILKDVGEKYREYGIREAPFAVVKADAGTYGMGVMMVRDASEVRELNRNQRKKMAVVKEGLEVHEVLVQEGVYTYENIDDAVAEPVIYMIDHFVVGGFYRVHTARGKDENLNAPGMHFVPLAFETSCLTPDFTGSPDCPPNRFYAYSVVARLALVAAAMELEQYLAEPQLAAISG, translated from the coding sequence ATGAACGTTCCCCATCTCACCACGGCCCAGTCCGGCCCCCTCCTGGATCTGGAGCGCTCGATCCTCAATGCCATGCCCGCGATCGAGCATTGGCTCCGTGGTCAGTGGCAGGAGCATGCGGCGCCGTTCTACGCCTCCGTGGATCTGCGCAACAGCGGCTTCAAGCTGGCGCCGGTGGACACCAACCTCTTTCCCGGCGGATTCAACAACCTCAATCCGGACTTCCTGCCCTTGTGCGTGCAGGCGGCGATGGCGGCGGTGGAGAAGATCTGCCCCGAGGCGCGGGGCGTGCTGCTGATCCCCGAGAGCCATACCCGCAACGTCCACTACCTGCAAAACGTGGCCGCCCTCGCCAACATCCTGCGGCTCGCGGGGCTCCACGTGCGCGTGGGAAGCCTGCTGCCGGAGGTAACCGCCCCCAAGACGATCCCCTTACCGGACGGACAGATCCTTACCCTGGAGCCGCTCCAGCGCAAAGGCAACCGCCTGACCGTCGAAGGCTTCGACCCCTGCGCCGTGCTGCTCAACAACGACCTCTCGGCGGGGGTGCCGGAGATCCTCAAGGGGCTAGAGCAGCCGGTGATCCCGCCCCTGGTCGCCGGCTGGAGCACGCGGCGCAAGTCGCGCCATTTCACCGCCTACGAGCGGGTGGCCAAGGAGTTCGCTGGGCTCATCGGCATCGACCCCTGGCTCATCAACCCCTACTTCGCCGCCTGCGGCCAGATCAACTTCAAGGAAAAGCGCGGCGAGGAGTGCCTCGCGGCCTACGTGGACGAGATCCTCAAGGACGTGGGCGAGAAGTACCGGGAGTACGGCATCCGCGAGGCGCCCTTCGCCGTGGTGAAGGCCGACGCCGGCACCTACGGCATGGGCGTGATGATGGTGCGGGACGCCAGCGAGGTGCGGGAGCTCAACCGCAACCAGCGCAAGAAAATGGCGGTGGTCAAGGAAGGGCTGGAAGTGCACGAGGTGCTGGTTCAGGAGGGCGTCTACACCTACGAGAACATCGACGACGCGGTGGCCGAGCCGGTGATCTACATGATCGACCACTTCGTGGTGGGCGGCTTCTACCGGGTGCACACCGCCCGAGGCAAGGACGAGAACCTGAACGCGCCCGGCATGCACTTCGTGCCCCTCGCCTTCGAGACCTCTTGCCTCACCCCCGACTTCACCGGCAGCCCGGACTGCCCGCCCAACCGGTTCTATGCCTACAGCGTGGTGGCGCGGCTCGCCCTGGTGGCGGCGGCGATGGAGTTGGAGCAGTATCTGGCCGAGCCCCAGCTCGCCGCGATCTCCGGCTGA
- the metX gene encoding homoserine O-acetyltransferase — protein MFDPTSVGLVTPQKVRFDEPLTLKCGRALAGYELAYETYGELNAERSNAVLVCHALSGSHHVAGYHSDDRKSAGWWENMVGPGKPIDTRRFFVVGVNNLGGCHGSTGPASINPETGKPYGASFPIVTVEDWVASQARFADYLGIEQWAAVVGGSLGGMQALQWAIDFPTRIRHAIAIAAAPKLTAQNIAFNDVARQAILTDPDFHHGDFYSHGVVPRWGLRLARMLGHITYLSDDSMAEKFGRELRAGDYTFGWDIEFEIESYLRYQGDKFASHFDANTYLLMTKALDYFDPAYPHGGDLSAAFRPARAAFLVISFSSDWRFAPGRSRDIVKALLDNKLDVTYAEIRSAHGHDSFLMEDPYYHALMRAYMENIDIGGGR, from the coding sequence ATGTTCGATCCCACTTCGGTCGGCCTGGTCACGCCGCAGAAGGTCCGCTTCGACGAACCCCTCACCCTCAAGTGCGGGCGCGCGCTGGCGGGCTACGAGCTCGCCTACGAAACCTACGGGGAGCTCAACGCCGAGCGCTCCAACGCGGTGCTGGTGTGCCACGCCCTGTCCGGCAGCCACCACGTGGCGGGTTACCACTCCGACGACCGCAAGAGCGCCGGCTGGTGGGAAAATATGGTGGGCCCGGGCAAGCCCATCGACACCCGCCGCTTCTTCGTCGTGGGCGTCAACAACCTGGGCGGCTGCCACGGCTCCACCGGGCCGGCCAGCATCAACCCGGAGACGGGCAAGCCCTACGGCGCCTCCTTTCCCATCGTCACCGTGGAGGACTGGGTGGCCTCCCAGGCCCGGTTCGCCGATTACCTGGGCATCGAGCAGTGGGCCGCGGTGGTGGGAGGGAGCCTGGGCGGCATGCAGGCGCTGCAGTGGGCCATCGATTTCCCGACCCGGATCCGCCACGCCATCGCCATCGCCGCGGCACCCAAGCTCACCGCCCAGAACATCGCCTTCAACGACGTGGCGCGCCAGGCGATCCTCACCGACCCGGACTTCCATCACGGGGACTTCTATTCCCACGGGGTGGTGCCGCGCTGGGGCCTGCGGCTCGCCCGCATGCTGGGCCACATCACCTACCTCTCCGACGACTCCATGGCGGAGAAATTCGGCCGCGAGCTGCGCGCGGGGGACTACACCTTCGGCTGGGACATCGAGTTCGAGATCGAGTCCTACCTGCGCTACCAGGGCGACAAGTTCGCCAGCCATTTCGACGCCAACACCTACCTGCTGATGACCAAGGCCCTGGACTACTTCGACCCCGCCTATCCCCACGGCGGGGATCTTTCGGCGGCGTTCCGGCCGGCGCGGGCGGCCTTCCTGGTGATCTCCTTCAGCTCCGACTGGCGCTTCGCCCCGGGCCGCTCCCGGGACATCGTCAAGGCGCTGCTGGACAACAAGCTGGACGTGACCTACGCGGAGATCCGCTCGGCCCACGGCCACGATTCCTTCCTCATGGAGGATCCCTACTACCACGCGCTCATGCGGGCGTACATGGAGAACATCGACATCGGAGGCGGCCGATGA
- the pyrE gene encoding orotate phosphoribosyltransferase gives MTDFRRQFVQFAIARGALRFGEFRTKAGRVSPYFFNAGLFNDGASLRALAQFYAKAIRASGIAFDMLFGPAYKGIPLVTATAVALAEEGLNCPFCFDRKEPKDHGEGGATIGAPLQGRVLIVDDVISAGTSVRGAVELIRAAGAIPCGVVIALDRMERGLGSRSAAEEVRQAYGIPVISIATLDDVIAHLETQESLAQRLLEIRRYRETFGARP, from the coding sequence ATGACCGATTTCCGCCGGCAGTTCGTCCAGTTCGCCATCGCCCGCGGCGCGCTGCGCTTCGGCGAGTTCCGGACCAAGGCGGGACGCGTGTCCCCCTACTTCTTCAACGCGGGCCTGTTCAACGACGGCGCTTCCCTCAGGGCGCTGGCGCAATTTTACGCGAAAGCCATCCGCGCGAGCGGGATCGCCTTCGACATGCTGTTCGGGCCCGCCTACAAGGGCATTCCCCTGGTCACCGCCACCGCCGTGGCCCTGGCCGAGGAGGGCTTGAACTGCCCCTTCTGCTTCGACCGCAAGGAGCCCAAGGACCACGGGGAAGGCGGCGCCACCATCGGCGCCCCCCTCCAGGGCCGGGTGCTGATCGTGGACGACGTGATCTCCGCCGGCACCTCGGTGCGGGGGGCGGTGGAACTGATCCGCGCCGCCGGCGCCATCCCCTGCGGCGTGGTGATCGCCCTGGACCGGATGGAACGGGGCCTCGGGTCCCGGTCCGCCGCGGAGGAAGTGCGGCAGGCCTACGGCATCCCGGTGATCAGCATCGCCACGCTGGACGACGTGATCGCCCACCTGGAAACCCAGGAGTCACTGGCACAGCGCTTGCTTGAGATTCGCCGTTACCGGGAAACCTTCGGCGCGCGCCCTTGA
- the xth-1 gene encoding exodeoxyribonuclease III, which translates to MLRIITLNLNGIRSAAAKGFFQWLPAQRAHVACVQELKALADDLTPEMVRPDRMQGHFHFSQRRGYSGVGMYCKHPPDRVVEGLGIPDIDAEGRYLEARYGALSIVSLYVPSGSAGPERQAAKFSFMDRFFPVLAKLAKSGREYILCGDINIAHKEIDLKNWRSNQKNSGFLPEERAWLSRVFDELGWVDVYRRLYPDATGEAYTWWSNRGRAWEKNVGWRIDYQIATPKVAQLARRAFVYKGERFSDHAPLVIDYDLTLPGR; encoded by the coding sequence GTGTTGCGGATCATCACCCTCAACCTGAACGGCATCCGCTCGGCGGCGGCCAAGGGATTCTTCCAGTGGCTGCCCGCCCAGCGGGCCCACGTGGCCTGCGTGCAGGAGTTGAAGGCCCTGGCGGATGATCTCACTCCGGAGATGGTGCGGCCGGACCGGATGCAGGGCCACTTCCACTTCTCCCAGCGGCGGGGCTACAGCGGCGTGGGCATGTACTGCAAGCATCCTCCCGACCGCGTGGTGGAAGGCCTGGGCATTCCCGACATCGACGCGGAGGGCCGCTACCTGGAGGCCCGCTACGGTGCCCTTTCCATCGTGTCCCTGTACGTGCCTTCGGGCTCGGCCGGGCCGGAGCGGCAGGCGGCCAAGTTCAGCTTCATGGACCGCTTTTTTCCGGTGCTCGCCAAGCTGGCCAAAAGCGGGCGCGAGTACATCCTCTGCGGCGACATCAACATCGCCCACAAGGAGATCGATCTCAAGAACTGGCGCTCCAACCAGAAGAACTCGGGCTTCCTGCCGGAGGAGCGCGCCTGGTTGAGCCGGGTCTTCGATGAGCTGGGATGGGTGGACGTCTATCGCCGGCTCTACCCGGACGCGACCGGGGAGGCTTATACCTGGTGGTCTAACCGGGGCCGGGCGTGGGAGAAGAACGTGGGATGGCGTATCGACTACCAGATCGCCACGCCGAAAGTGGCCCAGCTCGCCCGGCGGGCCTTCGTGTACAAGGGCGAGCGCTTCTCCGACCACGCGCCCCTGGTGATCGACTACGACCTGACCCTGCCCGGGCGCTGA
- a CDS encoding PTS fructose transporter subunit IIA: MVGILIVAHGTLGESLIHCASHVMGSRPLQLMQVGVTVHDDPEAILPQALKLVKQLDQGDGVLVLSDICGGTPCNIACRLRVPGRVEVVAGVSLPMLIRALTYRNEPLATVIAKALSGGIEGVMHLAASDPQRNVATGR, from the coding sequence ATGGTAGGCATCCTGATCGTCGCCCACGGCACCCTGGGCGAGAGCCTGATCCACTGCGCCAGCCACGTGATGGGCAGCCGCCCGCTGCAGCTCATGCAGGTGGGGGTGACGGTCCACGACGACCCGGAGGCGATCCTGCCCCAGGCGCTCAAGCTGGTGAAGCAACTGGACCAGGGGGACGGGGTGCTGGTGCTCTCGGACATCTGCGGCGGAACGCCGTGCAACATCGCCTGCCGCCTGCGGGTGCCCGGGCGCGTGGAAGTGGTGGCTGGGGTGAGCCTGCCCATGCTGATCCGCGCCCTCACCTACCGCAACGAGCCGCTCGCCACGGTGATCGCCAAGGCGCTTTCCGGCGGCATCGAAGGCGTCATGCATCTTGCGGCGAGCGACCCCCAGCGGAATGTTGCGACGGGACGTTGA
- the ptsI gene encoding phosphoenolpyruvate-protein phosphotransferase codes for MSFTLHGTGASPGIAIGRAHLASQASLEVAHYALPESRIPDEVARFKAAVKAARNEIIAQRESLPPNAPAELEAFLNVHLMILEDEILSRAPIQRIRTEQCNAEWALRMQMDALVAQFDEMENAYLRERKNDVVQVVERIMKALLGHPPAAVPAPAAGEPVILVARDLSPADVMIYKHHQFAAFVTDLGGATSHTAIVARSLGIPSIVALRHARQLVRENDLVIVDGGAGVVVVNPDRSILAEYELRRHLWELERQKLKRLKSAKAVTLDGVPVELQANIELPEDVEQVKESGASGIGLFRSEFLFLNRNDLPSEDEQFEAYRRVVRQMKGLPVTIRTLDLGADKQLNGAQRFSANPALGLRAIRLCLAEPHMFRTQLRAILRASHYGRVRILLPMLSSLSELVQALALIEQAKRELADERVKFDPQVPVGGMIEVPAAALMLEAFLRRLEFLSIGTNDLIQYTLAIDRTDEAVAHLYDPLHPAVLHLVARVIGTATRAGVPVAVCGEMAGDVALTRLLLGFGLREFSMHPSNILMVKQQVLRTDLSRIAGLTRKMLKAESHERLLTLLERLNA; via the coding sequence ATGAGCTTCACTTTGCACGGCACGGGCGCCTCCCCCGGCATCGCCATCGGCCGCGCCCACCTCGCCTCCCAGGCCAGCCTGGAGGTGGCCCATTACGCGCTGCCCGAGTCCCGCATCCCCGACGAGGTAGCCCGCTTCAAGGCGGCGGTGAAGGCGGCCCGCAACGAGATCATCGCCCAGCGGGAAAGCCTGCCGCCCAACGCGCCAGCGGAGCTGGAAGCGTTCCTCAACGTCCATCTCATGATCCTGGAGGACGAGATCCTGTCCCGGGCGCCGATCCAGCGTATCCGCACCGAGCAGTGCAACGCCGAGTGGGCCCTGCGGATGCAGATGGACGCCCTCGTCGCCCAGTTCGACGAGATGGAAAACGCCTACCTGCGGGAGCGCAAGAACGACGTGGTGCAGGTGGTGGAGCGGATCATGAAGGCCCTGCTAGGGCATCCGCCCGCCGCCGTCCCCGCGCCCGCCGCCGGCGAGCCCGTGATCTTGGTGGCGCGGGACCTCTCCCCCGCGGACGTGATGATCTACAAGCACCACCAGTTCGCCGCCTTCGTCACCGACCTGGGCGGCGCGACCTCCCACACCGCCATCGTCGCCCGCAGCCTGGGCATCCCCTCCATCGTGGCCCTGCGCCACGCGCGCCAGCTCGTCCGGGAAAACGACCTGGTGATCGTGGACGGCGGCGCCGGGGTGGTGGTGGTGAACCCGGACCGGAGCATCCTGGCGGAGTACGAGCTGCGGCGCCACCTGTGGGAGCTGGAACGGCAGAAGCTGAAGCGCCTGAAGAGCGCCAAGGCGGTCACCCTGGACGGGGTGCCGGTGGAACTGCAGGCCAACATCGAGCTGCCCGAGGACGTGGAGCAGGTGAAGGAGAGCGGGGCGAGCGGCATCGGGCTGTTCCGCAGCGAGTTCCTGTTCCTGAACCGCAACGACCTGCCCAGCGAGGACGAGCAGTTCGAAGCCTACCGCCGGGTGGTGCGCCAGATGAAGGGGCTGCCGGTCACGATCCGCACTCTAGACCTGGGAGCCGACAAGCAACTGAACGGGGCCCAGCGCTTCAGCGCCAATCCGGCCCTGGGTCTGCGGGCCATCCGGCTGTGCCTCGCCGAGCCGCACATGTTCCGCACCCAGTTGCGGGCAATCCTGCGGGCCTCCCATTACGGGCGGGTGCGCATCCTGCTGCCCATGCTCTCCAGTCTCTCCGAGCTGGTCCAGGCCCTCGCCCTGATCGAGCAGGCCAAGCGGGAGCTGGCCGACGAGCGGGTGAAGTTCGATCCCCAGGTGCCGGTGGGCGGCATGATCGAAGTGCCGGCCGCCGCCCTTATGCTGGAGGCGTTCCTGCGCCGGCTTGAGTTCCTGTCCATCGGCACCAACGACCTGATCCAGTACACCCTGGCCATCGACCGTACCGACGAGGCCGTGGCCCACCTCTACGATCCCCTGCACCCGGCGGTGCTGCACCTGGTGGCTCGGGTGATCGGCACCGCCACCCGGGCGGGGGTGCCCGTGGCGGTGTGCGGCGAGATGGCGGGGGACGTGGCGCTTACCCGCCTGCTCTTGGGCTTCGGGTTGCGGGAGTTCTCCATGCACCCGTCCAACATCCTCATGGTCAAGCAGCAGGTGCTGCGCACCGACCTCTCCCGGATCGCCGGGCTCACCCGGAAAATGCTCAAGGCCGAAAGCCACGAAAGGCTGCTCACCCTGCTCGAGCGGCTGAACGCCTAG
- a CDS encoding methionine biosynthesis protein MetW, giving the protein MKEPRLPAAIDPAVAQLAAARPDFQAIARWIKPGAQVLDLGCGDGSLLRYLRETRSAHGYGVEINDEGVLACVRNRVNVIQADLESGLSGFESGSFDYVILSQTLQAMRHTERIVREMVRVGREAIVSFPNFGYWRHRVQVLMGRMPVSKSLPYQWFNTPNVHLCTLKDFEWFCDQHGVRILERMVLGNGSTVTWFPNLLGSIAVYRVEQLR; this is encoded by the coding sequence ATGAAGGAGCCCAGGCTGCCCGCCGCCATCGATCCCGCCGTCGCCCAGCTCGCCGCGGCGCGGCCGGACTTCCAGGCCATCGCCCGCTGGATCAAGCCCGGCGCCCAGGTGCTGGACCTGGGCTGCGGGGACGGGTCGCTGCTGCGCTACCTGCGGGAGACCCGCAGCGCCCACGGCTACGGGGTGGAGATCAACGACGAAGGCGTGCTCGCCTGCGTGAGGAACCGGGTCAACGTGATCCAGGCGGACCTGGAGTCGGGGCTTTCGGGTTTCGAGTCCGGTTCCTTCGATTATGTGATCCTGTCCCAGACCCTGCAGGCCATGCGCCACACCGAGCGCATCGTGCGCGAAATGGTGCGAGTGGGGCGCGAGGCCATCGTCTCGTTTCCCAACTTCGGCTACTGGCGCCACCGGGTGCAGGTGCTGATGGGGCGCATGCCCGTGTCCAAGAGCCTGCCGTACCAGTGGTTCAACACGCCCAACGTGCACCTGTGCACCCTCAAGGATTTCGAATGGTTCTGCGATCAGCACGGGGTGCGGATCCTGGAGCGCATGGTGCTCGGCAACGGGTCCACGGTGACCTGGTTCCCCAACTTGCTCGGCTCCATCGCGGTCTACCGGGTCGAGCAGCTCCGGTGA
- the gshB gene encoding glutathione synthetase yields MDLLFILDPLDSLKTYKDSSYAMMREAAARGHRLWAMEQGDLAWRNGGVVGHARPLSLTDDLHDWYRAGEAAETPLERFDAVLMRKDPPFDMEYVFSTYLLELAEAAGTWVVNRPQALRDFNEKMACARFPQFIPPSLVTRRHDLIRAFLEEHGDVILKPLDGMGGAEIFRVRRDDPNFNVIVETLTRHGARSVMAQRYLPDIVKGDKRVLVIDGEPVPYCLARIPRPGETRGNLAAGGKGVAQPLSPRDREIAQSLGPTLKAHGLLLVGLDVIGDYLTEVNVTSPTCMVEIAQQTGFNVAGMMIDALERGAALRHERRDRPKEIP; encoded by the coding sequence ATGGACCTGCTGTTCATCCTCGACCCCCTCGACAGCCTCAAGACCTACAAGGATTCCTCCTACGCCATGATGCGGGAGGCGGCCGCCCGGGGACATCGCCTCTGGGCCATGGAGCAGGGCGATCTCGCCTGGCGCAACGGCGGCGTGGTGGGCCACGCGAGGCCCCTTTCCCTGACCGATGACCTTCACGACTGGTACCGGGCGGGCGAGGCCGCCGAGACCCCCCTCGAGCGCTTCGACGCGGTGCTCATGCGCAAGGACCCGCCCTTCGACATGGAATACGTTTTCTCCACCTATCTCCTGGAGCTGGCCGAGGCGGCGGGGACCTGGGTGGTGAACCGGCCCCAGGCGCTGCGGGACTTCAACGAAAAGATGGCCTGCGCCCGGTTTCCCCAGTTCATCCCGCCTAGCCTGGTGACCCGCCGGCACGACCTGATCCGCGCTTTCCTGGAAGAGCACGGGGACGTGATCCTGAAACCCCTGGACGGCATGGGGGGCGCCGAGATCTTCCGGGTGCGCCGGGACGACCCCAACTTCAACGTCATCGTGGAGACCCTGACCCGCCACGGCGCCCGCTCGGTGATGGCCCAGCGCTATCTCCCCGACATCGTCAAGGGAGACAAGCGGGTGTTGGTGATCGACGGGGAACCGGTGCCCTACTGCCTCGCCCGCATCCCTCGGCCCGGGGAAACCCGGGGCAACCTGGCGGCGGGGGGCAAAGGCGTGGCCCAGCCCCTCTCGCCCCGGGACCGGGAGATCGCGCAAAGCCTCGGGCCGACCCTCAAGGCCCATGGGCTCCTGCTGGTAGGCCTGGACGTCATCGGCGACTATCTCACCGAGGTGAACGTCACCAGCCCCACCTGCATGGTGGAGATCGCCCAGCAGACGGGTTTCAACGTGGCCGGCATGATGATCGACGCCCTGGAGCGGGGGGCGGCGCTACGGCACGAGCGGCGCGACCGGCCCAAGGAAATCCCATGA
- a CDS encoding FAD:protein FMN transferase — MRSQRFWRFPLLALALGGCGGEPVHQEQAYVFGTLVEVTLYGEPEPRARALAREVFREFQRLHDQYHAWKPSRLTALNAAFAAGPQPVPVEEELAGFIREATELSRRSGGLFNPAIGRLVALWGFHGETFEPRLPEAGAVARLVAQRPAMEDIVLAQGTAASRNPAVQLDFGGYLKGKALDHAARLLRGKGVANALINVGGNVLALGRRGDRPWRVGIQHPRKPGPIAVLDLQDGEAIGTSGDYQRYFELDGRRYCHLIDPRTGLPGQSAQSATVLAPPGPDAGTLSDAASKPVFLAGLEGFPASARTMGTPAALLIDAQGGLHVTPELEARLSLVDREARSLPAPPGPVALQ, encoded by the coding sequence TTGCGGTCCCAGCGATTTTGGCGCTTCCCGCTCCTGGCGCTCGCCCTTGGGGGCTGCGGGGGCGAGCCGGTCCACCAGGAGCAGGCCTACGTCTTCGGCACCCTGGTAGAGGTGACCCTGTACGGGGAGCCCGAGCCCCGCGCCCGGGCCCTCGCCCGGGAGGTGTTCCGGGAGTTCCAGCGCCTGCACGACCAGTACCACGCCTGGAAGCCGAGCCGGTTGACCGCCCTCAACGCGGCATTCGCCGCAGGCCCCCAGCCCGTGCCGGTGGAGGAGGAGCTCGCCGGTTTCATCCGGGAGGCGACCGAGCTCTCCCGCCGCTCCGGAGGGCTGTTCAACCCGGCCATCGGCCGCCTGGTGGCGCTGTGGGGCTTCCACGGGGAAACCTTCGAGCCGCGCCTGCCGGAGGCCGGCGCCGTGGCCCGGCTCGTGGCCCAGCGCCCCGCCATGGAAGACATCGTTCTGGCGCAAGGAACCGCGGCGAGCCGCAACCCGGCGGTGCAGCTCGACTTCGGGGGCTACCTCAAGGGCAAGGCCCTGGACCACGCGGCCCGGCTGCTACGGGGGAAAGGGGTGGCCAACGCCCTCATCAACGTGGGGGGCAACGTGCTCGCCCTGGGCCGCCGGGGGGATCGGCCCTGGCGCGTGGGCATCCAGCACCCGCGCAAGCCCGGGCCCATCGCCGTGCTCGATCTCCAGGACGGGGAGGCGATCGGTACCTCCGGCGACTACCAGCGGTATTTCGAGCTGGACGGCCGGCGCTACTGCCATCTCATCGACCCGCGTACCGGCCTGCCGGGGCAAAGCGCCCAATCGGCCACGGTGCTGGCCCCGCCCGGCCCGGACGCCGGAACCTTGTCGGATGCGGCCTCCAAGCCCGTGTTCCTGGCGGGCCTTGAGGGGTTTCCCGCCTCGGCCCGGACCATGGGCACCCCGGCGGCCCTCTTGATCGACGCCCAGGGCGGACTCCATGTCACGCCGGAGCTGGAGGCGCGCCTGAGCCTGGTGGACCGGGAAGCCAGGAGCCTGCCCGCGCCGCCTGGGCCGGTGGCTTTGCAGTAA
- the ptsH gene encoding phosphocarrier protein HPr, producing MLRRDVEIINKLGLHARASAKLSQLASQYRSDVWLSRDGRRVNAKSIMGVMMLAAGKGSRIVIETEGPDEEEAMQALIALIGDYFGEGE from the coding sequence ATGTTGCGACGGGACGTTGAGATCATCAACAAGCTGGGCCTCCACGCCCGGGCTTCCGCCAAGCTCAGCCAGCTCGCCTCCCAGTACCGGAGCGACGTATGGCTCTCCCGGGACGGGCGGCGGGTCAATGCCAAGAGCATCATGGGGGTCATGATGCTGGCGGCGGGGAAAGGCTCCCGCATCGTGATCGAGACCGAAGGTCCCGACGAGGAAGAAGCGATGCAGGCCCTGATCGCCTTGATCGGCGACTATTTCGGCGAGGGGGAATAG